The following proteins are encoded in a genomic region of Amyelois transitella isolate CPQ chromosome 14, ilAmyTran1.1, whole genome shotgun sequence:
- the LOC106139863 gene encoding uncharacterized protein LOC106139863: MIRGVIMMLTIAVAVATNCPQHCECKWRNGKDAVICHRGSFTTIPTGLLSSTQLLDVSGNRFPTLKDNVFNNSGLLNLQRLYLSKCNIRVVQQRAFWGLKNLVELDLTQNKLTNIPTLSFSYIKDLRDLKLDGNPISILSDDAFGNLRDLVRLTLNSCQISKIESKSFLGLESSLQYLELSKNLLKFINVNVLAPLRALKEVTLSENPWECTCLLKPMREWMIKKNVPITITPECALPPRLRSQPWNRIDLDDFACIPDVKVLKHNVKGLEGSDIVLSCKVSGMPAPRVRWYRTGRLIANFTSNTGKSYVIHIEGQTSNLTIKSADIHDAGLYTCYAENRAGKGDVDIELTIEKSSDVHFKIQGLIAGITITAVIIVCSCLIGVCILESRKGGRLDRFNEQIVVTYQNDEVRLHNNKRDTELTITPTDISRKRGDYRNVPSHDPEDGLFRSNNTQDNISSIVTPLLPSIHRPQYESRSYVQKPENDLHIPLHSQSVNTTSQQPLLDKLNFPMKMTSDYYNNNSKSYNRSQPHGISYSHISNIENERNYPDLIEMNSFEIPFMRDEIKYEPHYFTIRRRKDGSSCSPLLNSRRNSSGGDSNSINERSFTRNRQSSWNRRSNSSSDLTIGSNRSRHNPSLPASPTRERYCTPSATPLLDVSSLHKYSRANYARTTEEFEFRVLQLEHFLDEYRTIGSQLYTSSKETKDNLQRSRPIVSEESSIMRGQPYVARMSPSLALPDAASPLTLNASDLSPQPVPEKRSMYLT, translated from the exons ATGATTCGGGGGGTGATTATGATGCTGACTATAGCGGTAGCAGTTGCTACCAACTGCCCACAGCACTGCGAGTGTAAATGGCGCAACGGGAAGGATGCTGTAATTTGCCACCGTGGTAGCTTTACCACCATACCTACTGGCTTACTATCCTCTACACAATTGCTCGATGTATCGGGAAATCGTTTTCCTACACTCAAAGACAATGTTTTTAACAATTCTGGCCTACTTAATCTTCAACGACTTTATCTCTCAAAATGTAATATACGAGTAGTTCAACAACGTGCATTTTGGGGACTGAAAAATCTAGTAGAATTGGACCTTACTCAGAATAAACTTACTAATATACCAACACTATCTTTCTCCTATATTAAAGATCTTAGAGATCTTAAATTAGATGGCAATCCGATCTCCATTTTAAGTGATGACGCCTTCGGCAACTTACGAGATCTAGTTCGGCTAACACTAAATTCCTGCCAAATATCTAAAATAGAATCGAAAAGTTTCCTTGGTCTAGAAAGTTCCTTACAGTATTTGGAATTAAGCAAAAATTtgctaaaatttattaatgtcaaTGTTTTAGCTCCATTAAGAGCTTTAAAAGAAGTGACTCTTTCAGAGAATCCCTGGGAGTGTACATGCCTTTTAAAACCAATGCGTGAATGGatgataaagaaaaatgtgcCAATAACAATCACGCCAGAATGTGCTCTACCACCACGTCTAAGATCACAACCGTGGAACCGAATTGATTTAGATGATTTTGCTTGTATTCCTGatgtaaaagttttaaaacataatgttAAAGGGCTAGAGGGTAGCGATATAGTTCTTAGTTGTAAAGTATCCGGAATGCCTGCACCAAGAGTACGGTGGTATCGTACAGGTCGATTAATTGCTAATTTCACTTCAAATACTGGTAAAAGTTACGTCATTCATATTGAAGGTCAAACAAGTAATTTAACGATTAAATCAGCTGATATACATGATGCTGGGCTATATACATGCTACGCAGAAAACCGTGCAGGAAAAGGAGATGTTGATATAGAACTTACAATAGAAAAGTCATCAGacgttcattttaaaatacaaggGTTAATCGCAGGTATAACAATAACTGCTGTGATAATAGTTTGTTCTTGTTTAATAGGAGTATGCATACTCGAATCTAGAAAAGGGGGGCGATTAGATAGATTCAATGAGCAAATAGTGGTTACATATCAAAATGATGAAGTGAGATTGCACAATAATAAAAGAGACACTGAATTGACGATAACACCAACGGATATAAGTCGAAAGAGAGGTGATTATAGAAATGTGCCTTCCCATGATCCGGAAGACGGTTTATTTAGAAGTAATAATACACAAGATAATATAAGCTCTATAGTTACGCCTCTACTTCCAAGTATACACAGACCTCAGTATGAATCACGGAGTTACGTTCAAAAACCAGAAAATGATTTACACATACCACTGCACAGTCAAAG cGTGAACACAACTTCGCAACAACCACTCCtagataaattaaactttccgatgaaaatgacatctgattattataataacaactCGAAGTCATATAATCGTTCACAACCACATGGCATTTCGTACAGTCATATTTCTAATATCGAAAATGAAAGAAACTACCCTGACTTAATAGAAATGAATTCTTTTGAAATTCCATTTATGAGAGATGAGATTAAATATGAACCCCATTATTTCACGATTCGGCGACGAAAAGACGGTAGCAGCTGTAGTCCATTATTAAACAGCAGGCGAAATAGTTCTGGAGGTGATTCCAACAGTATTAATGAACGTTCTTTTACTAGAAACAGGCAGTCATCGTGGAACCGACGGTCAAATAGCTCGTCAGATCTCACCATAGGGAGTAACCGAAGTCGTCACAATCCTAGTCTACCTGCGTCACCTACTAGAGAGCGTTATTGCACACCGTCCGCTACACCTTTGTTAGACGTTTCGTCGCTCCATAAGTACTCTAGAGCTAATTATGCTAGAACTACAGAAGAGTTCGAATTCCGAGTGTTGCAATTAGAACATTTTTTGGATGAATATAGGACCATTGGTAGTCAATTATATACATCATCAAAAGAAACTAAAGACAATTTACAACGCTCCAGACCTATTGTAAGTGAAGAATCATCGATAATGAGAGGACAACCTTACGTAGCGAGGATGTCGCCATCTTTAGCCTTACCTGATGCCGCCTCTCCGCTGACACTCAATGCATCCGACCTAAGCCCTCAACCGGTCCCAGAAAAACGATCAATGTATCTTACTTAA